A portion of the Natronococcus sp. AD-5 genome contains these proteins:
- the hemL gene encoding glutamate-1-semialdehyde 2,1-aminomutase has protein sequence MNDDHSRDLYDRALSVMPGGVNSAVRAAIEPYPFFVRKGDGGHVIDADGNRYVDWVMGLGPLLLGHDLPERVRAGIQQNASEGPMYGTPTEVEVDLAEFVVRHVPSVEKIRFVNSGTEATTSAVRLARGYTGRNKIVVMQGGYHGAQESTLVEGDAESPAPSSAGIPQSFSEHTLPVPFNDEDAVREVFEKHGDDVAAVLTEPILGNHGIVHPEDGYHEFLREITDEHGALLIFDEVITGFRVGGLGCAQSEFGITPDLTTFGKIVGGGFPVGAIGGRAEIIERFAPSGDVFQAGTFSGHPVTMAAGLETLQFAAENDVYGHVNEMGDRLRSGLTDIVADQAPSYTVVGTDSMFKVVFTRDGPGPDSLEEQCSAGCRQNPTCPRYDYCPKNAADVKAAETDRWRRIFWGRMKERGIFLSQNQFECQFVSYGHTAEDVEETLEAYKEAL, from the coding sequence ATGAACGACGACCACTCACGCGACCTGTACGACCGGGCGCTGTCGGTGATGCCCGGCGGCGTCAACTCGGCGGTTCGTGCGGCGATCGAACCCTACCCCTTTTTCGTCCGGAAGGGCGACGGCGGCCACGTCATCGACGCGGACGGGAACCGCTACGTCGACTGGGTCATGGGACTCGGCCCGCTGCTGCTGGGCCACGACCTTCCCGAGCGCGTCCGAGCGGGCATCCAGCAGAACGCGAGCGAGGGGCCGATGTACGGGACCCCGACCGAAGTCGAGGTCGACCTCGCGGAGTTCGTCGTCCGCCACGTCCCGAGCGTCGAGAAGATCCGGTTCGTCAACTCGGGAACCGAAGCGACCACCTCCGCGGTGCGGCTCGCGCGCGGCTACACCGGCCGGAACAAGATCGTCGTCATGCAGGGCGGCTACCACGGCGCCCAGGAGTCGACGCTGGTCGAGGGCGACGCCGAGAGCCCGGCACCCTCCTCGGCCGGGATCCCGCAGTCGTTCTCGGAGCACACCCTCCCGGTGCCGTTCAACGACGAGGATGCAGTACGTGAGGTCTTCGAGAAACACGGCGACGACGTCGCGGCCGTCCTCACGGAGCCGATCCTGGGCAACCACGGGATCGTCCATCCGGAGGACGGCTACCACGAGTTCCTCCGCGAGATCACCGACGAGCACGGCGCGCTCCTGATCTTCGACGAGGTCATCACGGGCTTTCGCGTCGGCGGTCTCGGCTGCGCCCAGAGCGAGTTCGGGATCACGCCCGACCTGACGACGTTCGGCAAGATCGTCGGCGGCGGCTTCCCCGTCGGCGCGATCGGCGGCCGGGCCGAGATCATCGAACGGTTCGCCCCGTCCGGCGACGTCTTCCAGGCCGGGACGTTCTCCGGGCACCCCGTGACGATGGCGGCCGGCCTCGAGACGCTGCAGTTCGCCGCCGAGAACGACGTCTACGGCCACGTCAACGAAATGGGTGACCGGCTTCGAAGCGGGCTGACCGACATCGTCGCCGACCAGGCGCCCAGCTACACCGTCGTCGGGACCGACAGCATGTTCAAGGTCGTCTTCACGCGCGACGGACCGGGTCCCGACTCGCTCGAGGAGCAGTGTTCCGCCGGTTGCCGGCAGAACCCGACCTGTCCGCGCTACGACTACTGTCCGAAGAACGCGGCCGACGTGAAGGCCGCCGAGACGGATCGCTGGCGGCGGATCTTCTGGGGCCGGATGAAGGAGCGGGGGATCTTCCTCTCGCAGAACCAGTTCGAGTGCCAGTTCGTCAGTTACGGCCACACGGCAGAAGACGTCGAAGAGACCCTCGAGGCGTACAAGGAAGCGCTGTAG
- a CDS encoding ammonium transporter, translating into MEPTVLQADTEMLMEAINYTWILVATFLIFFMHAGFAMLEAGQVRSKNVANQLTKNLLTWSVGVTVFFLVGVGVEGAVAGSGFEPAFVGDATSWMDWLYGAVFAMTAATIVSGAVAGRAKLRAYVTYTFLLAAVIYPVVTGLTWAGGHIETLTGTPFADFAGGMIVHGMGGIAGLTAAWVLGPRMDRYNDDGSVNVIPGHSLTFAVLGTLILAFGWYGFNVGTSAILGEGAFLGDQLGRVAMATTISMACGAMGAGLVAWAKTGKVDTLYVANGLLAGLVGITAIPDAAAWWGAFIVGGLAGAQLPIVFEFVEKHLKIDDVCAVFPVHGSAGVLGTLLFPFVAAPGVVDSVANAFVAQLTGVVIITVWTVGATGLIWFAFKAAGQARVTPEHERDGLDVSEHGVDTYPEFGRPDVAADGAGSSDVIRADGGKPNGGQIKMVTAIVRPDRLGAVKQALAEAGAPSLTVTNVSGRGSQPAKKGQWRGEEYTVDLHQKVKIECVVADIPADEVVDAISEGARTGEPGDGKIFVTPVESAYQIRTGKTGTDAV; encoded by the coding sequence ATGGAGCCGACCGTTCTCCAGGCCGACACCGAGATGCTGATGGAGGCGATCAACTACACGTGGATCCTGGTCGCCACGTTCCTCATCTTCTTCATGCACGCCGGCTTCGCCATGCTCGAGGCGGGCCAGGTGCGCTCGAAGAACGTGGCCAACCAGCTGACGAAGAACCTGCTGACCTGGAGCGTCGGCGTGACCGTGTTCTTCCTCGTCGGCGTCGGCGTCGAGGGAGCCGTCGCCGGAAGCGGGTTCGAGCCCGCGTTCGTGGGCGACGCGACGAGCTGGATGGACTGGCTCTACGGCGCCGTCTTCGCGATGACGGCGGCGACCATTGTCTCGGGGGCCGTCGCCGGTCGCGCGAAGCTCCGCGCCTACGTCACCTACACGTTCCTGCTGGCCGCGGTCATCTACCCGGTCGTCACCGGACTCACGTGGGCCGGCGGTCACATCGAGACCCTCACCGGGACGCCGTTCGCGGACTTCGCGGGCGGGATGATCGTCCACGGCATGGGCGGCATCGCCGGGCTCACCGCCGCGTGGGTGCTCGGTCCGCGCATGGACCGGTACAACGACGACGGGAGCGTCAACGTCATCCCCGGTCACTCGCTGACCTTCGCCGTGCTGGGGACGCTCATCCTCGCCTTCGGCTGGTACGGCTTCAACGTCGGCACCTCGGCCATCCTCGGCGAGGGCGCGTTCCTCGGCGATCAGCTCGGTCGCGTCGCCATGGCGACGACGATCTCGATGGCCTGCGGCGCGATGGGGGCCGGTCTCGTCGCGTGGGCGAAGACCGGCAAGGTCGACACCCTCTACGTCGCCAACGGGCTTCTAGCGGGACTCGTCGGCATCACCGCGATTCCCGACGCCGCGGCCTGGTGGGGCGCGTTCATCGTCGGCGGTCTCGCCGGCGCGCAGCTGCCGATCGTCTTCGAGTTCGTCGAGAAGCACCTGAAGATCGACGACGTGTGCGCGGTGTTCCCCGTCCACGGCTCGGCCGGGGTACTCGGGACGCTGCTGTTCCCGTTCGTCGCCGCGCCGGGCGTCGTCGATAGCGTCGCGAACGCGTTCGTCGCCCAGCTCACCGGGGTCGTCATCATCACCGTCTGGACGGTCGGCGCGACCGGCCTCATCTGGTTCGCGTTCAAGGCCGCCGGCCAGGCCCGGGTTACGCCCGAACACGAGCGCGACGGCCTCGACGTCTCCGAACACGGCGTCGACACCTACCCCGAGTTCGGACGGCCCGACGTCGCCGCCGACGGCGCCGGCTCGAGCGACGTCATCCGCGCGGACGGTGGGAAGCCGAACGGCGGGCAGATCAAGATGGTCACCGCCATCGTCCGCCCCGACCGCCTCGGCGCGGTCAAGCAGGCGCTGGCCGAAGCCGGCGCGCCGTCGCTGACCGTCACGAACGTCTCCGGGCGCGGCTCCCAGCCCGCCAAGAAGGGACAGTGGCGCGGCGAGGAGTACACCGTCGACCTCCACCAGAAGGTCAAGATCGAGTGCGTCGTCGCCGACATCCCCGCCGACGAGGTCGTCGACGCGATCAGCGAGGGTGCACGCACGGGCGAACCCGGCGACGGAAAGATCTTCGTCACCCCCGTCGAGAGCGCCTACCAGATCCGGACCGGAAAAACCGGCACCGACGCGGTCTGA
- the cobA gene encoding uroporphyrinogen-III C-methyltransferase has translation MDDETADPRPGTVYLVGSGPGDPDLLTVKAKRLLETADVVLHDKLPGPEIIETLPEDRREDVGKRAGGERTPQSEINERLVELAREGKSVVRLKGGDSFVFGRGGEEAEYLAAREVPFEVVPAVTSAIAAPAVAGIPVTHRDHASSVSFVTGHEDPTKEESAVDWEALAATGGTIVVLMGVGRLPDYTEALLEAGMAPETPVALVERGTWPGQQVATSTLETIVDARDEEGIEPPAVTVIGEVAGTRERVLEFLANESDRATERAEPTASDEV, from the coding sequence ATGGACGACGAGACAGCCGACCCCCGGCCGGGCACCGTCTACCTCGTCGGCAGCGGGCCCGGCGATCCCGACCTGCTGACCGTGAAGGCGAAGCGGCTGCTCGAGACGGCCGACGTCGTGCTCCACGACAAGCTTCCGGGCCCGGAGATCATCGAAACCCTCCCCGAAGATCGCCGCGAGGACGTCGGCAAGCGCGCCGGCGGCGAGCGCACGCCCCAGTCCGAGATCAACGAGCGGCTGGTCGAACTCGCCCGCGAGGGGAAGAGCGTGGTCCGGCTGAAAGGCGGCGACTCGTTCGTCTTCGGCCGCGGCGGCGAGGAGGCCGAGTACCTCGCCGCCCGCGAGGTGCCCTTCGAGGTCGTCCCCGCCGTCACCTCGGCGATCGCCGCCCCCGCGGTGGCCGGGATTCCCGTCACCCACCGCGACCACGCCTCGTCGGTTTCGTTCGTCACGGGCCACGAGGACCCCACGAAGGAGGAGTCCGCGGTCGACTGGGAGGCGCTGGCCGCCACCGGCGGCACGATCGTCGTCCTGATGGGCGTCGGCCGGTTGCCGGACTACACCGAGGCGCTGCTCGAGGCCGGGATGGCCCCCGAGACGCCGGTCGCGCTCGTCGAACGCGGCACCTGGCCCGGCCAGCAGGTCGCGACGAGCACGCTCGAGACGATCGTCGACGCCCGCGACGAGGAAGGGATCGAGCCGCCCGCCGTAACCGTGATCGGCGAGGTCGCCGGGACGAGAGAGCGGGTGCTCGAGTTCCTCGCGAACGAGTCCGACCGCGCGACCGAACGCGCCGAACCGACCGCGAGCGACGAGGTGTAA
- the hemC gene encoding hydroxymethylbilane synthase, protein MRTRGTLRLATRGSSLARRQAALVQEALEDRRYEVELVTVETTGDQISDELIHRLGKTGAFVRELDERVLEGELDGAIHSMKDMPTDQPRELVTAAVPERGRPGDALVTPDGATLEELPRGATVGTSSLRRRAQLLSERPDLEVEPLRGNVDTRLEKLLAPSLQEEHQERSEADKERKGNTGDEDFEPEYDRSVDEWFDDLSELGKQALGREVETEYDAIVLAEVGLERSGLAHYVDYQRLPTSTFVPAPGQGALAVTAADGETAREIQSLIDHPRSRVETTVERTVLAELGGGCIAPIGVYAVIQGEYVHASVTVFDRNGEESVTASRDLPVERHVEAAREFAGDLAGRGAAELIEAARKEAESEDDPAQEDQPEGK, encoded by the coding sequence ATGAGAACGCGCGGGACGTTGCGACTGGCGACGCGGGGCTCGTCACTCGCCCGGCGGCAGGCCGCACTCGTACAGGAGGCGCTCGAGGACCGGCGGTACGAGGTCGAACTCGTGACCGTCGAGACGACCGGCGACCAGATCAGCGACGAACTGATCCATCGCCTGGGGAAGACGGGCGCGTTCGTCCGGGAACTCGACGAGCGCGTCCTCGAGGGGGAACTGGACGGCGCGATCCACTCGATGAAGGACATGCCGACCGACCAGCCCCGGGAGCTGGTGACCGCGGCCGTCCCCGAGCGCGGCCGGCCGGGCGACGCCCTCGTGACGCCCGACGGGGCAACGCTCGAGGAGCTACCCCGGGGAGCGACCGTCGGCACCTCGAGCCTGCGTCGCCGCGCACAGCTGCTGTCCGAGCGACCCGACCTCGAGGTCGAACCCCTGCGCGGCAACGTCGACACGCGCCTCGAGAAGCTGCTCGCGCCCTCGCTGCAGGAGGAACACCAGGAGCGAAGCGAGGCCGACAAGGAGCGCAAGGGTAATACCGGCGACGAGGACTTCGAGCCCGAGTACGATCGCAGCGTCGACGAGTGGTTCGACGACCTCTCGGAACTCGGGAAGCAGGCGCTCGGCCGCGAGGTCGAGACCGAGTACGACGCCATCGTCCTCGCCGAGGTCGGCCTCGAGCGCAGCGGCCTCGCCCACTACGTCGATTACCAGCGGTTGCCGACCTCCACGTTCGTTCCCGCGCCGGGGCAGGGTGCGCTCGCCGTCACCGCGGCCGACGGGGAGACCGCCCGCGAGATCCAGTCGCTGATCGACCACCCCCGGAGCCGCGTCGAGACGACCGTCGAGCGCACCGTGCTCGCGGAACTCGGCGGGGGCTGCATCGCCCCGATCGGCGTCTACGCCGTCATCCAGGGCGAGTACGTCCACGCGTCGGTGACCGTCTTCGACCGCAACGGCGAGGAGTCCGTGACCGCGAGCCGAGACCTGCCGGTCGAGCGCCACGTCGAAGCCGCCCGCGAGTTCGCCGGCGACCTCGCCGGCCGCGGCGCCGCGGAACTGATCGAGGCGGCCCGTAAGGAAGCCGAGAGCGAGGACGACCCCGCACAGGAAGATCAGCCCGAGGGGAAGTAG
- a CDS encoding DMT family transporter encodes MRYRTPIAFLALGAIWGTSFPAVRAGVRVIPPVLFAALRFDATAVVLLAFVIGSGARWRPRREEWRGIVVGAATFVALHHALLFAGQQYVTSAVAAVVVATIPILTAGLSSAALPEERLAPLGVVGLGFGFLGTVVVADPSPSALRTTDAVGVSLVFASALAFAVGAVAVERTRTDLPVAALQGWMMAVGAPLLHAASLVLDEPQSIEWTPAAVAAFGYLVPVAGVLGYLLYFDLLDRVGSVELNLVSYVVPIVAALTGWIALNESLALETALGFVLVASGFVLVKRRAVASLLA; translated from the coding sequence ATGCGTTACCGTACACCGATCGCGTTCCTGGCTCTCGGCGCGATCTGGGGAACGTCTTTTCCCGCGGTCCGCGCGGGGGTGCGGGTGATCCCGCCGGTCCTGTTCGCTGCGCTTCGGTTCGACGCGACCGCCGTCGTGCTGCTGGCGTTCGTCATCGGTTCCGGTGCCCGATGGCGTCCTCGTCGGGAGGAGTGGCGCGGGATCGTCGTCGGCGCCGCGACGTTCGTCGCCCTCCACCACGCGCTGCTGTTCGCCGGTCAGCAGTACGTTACGAGCGCCGTCGCCGCGGTCGTCGTCGCGACGATTCCGATCCTGACCGCGGGCCTCTCGAGCGCGGCGTTGCCGGAGGAACGCCTCGCGCCCCTCGGGGTCGTCGGGCTCGGCTTCGGCTTTCTCGGCACGGTCGTCGTCGCCGATCCGTCCCCGTCCGCGCTCCGGACGACCGACGCGGTGGGCGTCTCGCTCGTCTTCGCGTCGGCTCTCGCGTTCGCAGTCGGTGCGGTCGCCGTAGAGCGGACGCGAACCGATCTGCCGGTCGCCGCGTTGCAGGGCTGGATGATGGCCGTCGGCGCGCCGCTGCTGCACGCGGCCAGTCTGGTCCTCGACGAACCGCAGTCGATCGAGTGGACGCCCGCCGCGGTCGCCGCGTTCGGTTACCTCGTTCCCGTCGCGGGCGTGCTGGGGTACCTGCTGTACTTCGATCTGCTCGATCGAGTGGGGTCCGTAGAACTCAACCTCGTCAGTTACGTCGTCCCGATAGTCGCCGCGCTCACGGGTTGGATCGCGTTGAACGAGTCGCTCGCGCTCGAGACGGCGCTGGGATTCGTCCTCGTCGCCTCGGGGTTCGTCCTCGTGAAGCGACGAGCGGTCGCGTCGCTTCTCGCGTGA
- a CDS encoding sodium:solute symporter family protein codes for MIGTLTDPIVLTMVAYFALTLAVGIWFGRGAGEGYVEFTLAGRNLSLPVYMMTYFATFTGGGLTMGIAQQAFVEGISAQWYAMTQGLAWMTMTLFIGFIYSFEVVSVPELLGRVYGEYTKYFAGLFTVVGQIALTAGQTIGMASVLAIVTGIDLTTAFWVSVVVFVGLTAYGGMNTVAYTDTLHGIVIIVGMVVAIPLAVANAGGVGTITGGVPQGHTNWIGVGLVQIGTWYLMYITVAGAQQQMLQRTWSARNRKVAMFGTFLAGTVITGYGILTAAAGMIASAQGADIESEMAFAWTITNTLPDAFAGLLLAAAVSSVITGADSFLLAGATSFINDIYIPFRGGHENVADDHLVLITRLTIVGFGVGAALIARSGFEIIVINTLGMGIMSVLFAGLVMMLWDGTVREAGLPGFIVGGVVFVVWEFGLGSPELFGQGQVEPAVPATVSAIITIWLVSVAYNGETFDNETIRDLASQDMDRLSAGDVTSDDD; via the coding sequence ATGATTGGGACGCTCACCGATCCGATCGTTCTGACGATGGTCGCGTACTTCGCACTGACGCTCGCGGTCGGGATCTGGTTCGGCCGGGGCGCCGGCGAGGGCTACGTCGAGTTCACCCTGGCCGGACGGAACCTGAGTCTGCCCGTTTACATGATGACCTACTTCGCGACGTTCACGGGCGGCGGACTCACGATGGGGATTGCCCAGCAGGCGTTCGTCGAGGGAATCAGCGCCCAGTGGTACGCGATGACCCAGGGGTTGGCCTGGATGACGATGACGCTGTTCATCGGCTTCATCTACTCGTTCGAGGTCGTCAGCGTCCCCGAACTGCTGGGGCGCGTCTACGGCGAGTACACGAAGTACTTCGCCGGACTGTTCACCGTCGTCGGTCAGATCGCGCTGACGGCGGGACAGACGATCGGGATGGCGTCGGTGCTCGCGATCGTCACCGGGATCGATCTGACGACTGCGTTCTGGGTTAGCGTCGTGGTCTTCGTCGGTCTCACCGCCTACGGCGGGATGAACACGGTCGCCTACACCGACACGCTCCACGGCATCGTCATCATCGTCGGGATGGTCGTCGCGATTCCGCTCGCGGTGGCGAACGCCGGCGGCGTCGGGACGATCACCGGCGGCGTCCCGCAGGGCCACACGAACTGGATCGGCGTGGGTCTCGTCCAGATCGGGACCTGGTACCTGATGTACATCACGGTCGCCGGCGCCCAGCAGCAGATGCTCCAGCGCACGTGGTCCGCCCGCAACCGAAAGGTCGCGATGTTCGGTACCTTCCTCGCTGGGACCGTCATCACCGGCTACGGCATCCTCACCGCCGCGGCCGGCATGATCGCCAGCGCGCAGGGCGCCGACATCGAGTCCGAGATGGCGTTCGCGTGGACGATCACGAACACGCTCCCGGACGCGTTCGCGGGACTGCTGCTCGCCGCGGCCGTCTCCTCCGTCATCACCGGCGCGGACTCGTTTCTGCTGGCCGGCGCGACGAGTTTCATCAACGACATCTACATCCCCTTCCGCGGCGGGCACGAGAACGTCGCGGACGACCACCTCGTCCTCATCACGCGGCTGACAATCGTCGGCTTCGGCGTCGGCGCCGCGCTGATCGCGCGCAGCGGGTTCGAGATCATCGTGATCAACACCCTCGGGATGGGTATCATGTCGGTGTTGTTCGCTGGACTGGTGATGATGCTCTGGGACGGGACCGTCCGCGAGGCGGGCCTCCCCGGCTTCATCGTCGGCGGGGTCGTCTTCGTCGTCTGGGAGTTCGGCCTGGGGTCGCCCGAGCTGTTCGGCCAGGGCCAGGTCGAACCCGCCGTCCCCGCGACCGTCTCGGCGATCATCACGATCTGGCTCGTCAGCGTCGCGTACAACGGCGAGACGTTCGACAACGAGACGATCCGCGACCTCGCGAGTCAGGACATGGATCGGTTGAGCGCCGGCGACGTGACCTCGGACGACGACTGA
- a CDS encoding group I truncated hemoglobin, with product MSDTLYDRLGGWDAIAAVVDRFYERMLEDDRVAHFFEDIDVQRQRAHQTQFLSAVAGGPVDYTGRDMEAAHAHLDIGRTEFDVVATHLEEFDVDERDREAVLSEFGSYEDAIVTATAD from the coding sequence ATGAGTGATACGCTGTACGATCGGCTGGGCGGCTGGGATGCGATCGCCGCGGTCGTCGACCGGTTCTACGAACGCATGCTCGAGGACGACCGGGTCGCACACTTCTTCGAGGACATCGACGTGCAGCGCCAGCGCGCCCACCAGACGCAGTTCCTGAGCGCGGTCGCCGGCGGTCCCGTCGATTACACGGGCCGTGATATGGAGGCGGCGCACGCTCACCTCGACATCGGCCGGACGGAGTTCGACGTCGTCGCGACGCACCTCGAGGAGTTCGACGTCGACGAGCGCGACCGGGAGGCGGTCCTCTCGGAGTTCGGCAGCTACGAGGACGCGATCGTGACCGCGACGGCCGACTGA
- a CDS encoding YndJ family transporter produces the protein MTDLSTAAGAVVWLALVGVVRGGAVGLSTVELYVALATLVLVPLGLGLLEPARDATGGSTPYAAAVVGQLPAALAAVAGLAAPQGSPAAVALVAPWLGVTGSTALLGFRRAASRRGGPLPELAIDAACLYVPVAAAFLCLHATGTSLRFAPIIVLLTGVHFHYAGFVLPLVVGLAGRIMAPEGGRFETTIAGLVATASTVVIVVGIGLIAVGITFSPLIEVLAVAVFTAGVAGFAALLLREAVPAVSRLPGALLAVAALSVFWTMALALAFAYSSLSGTQVLVTIPEMVRWHGSVNALGFALPALLAFRLLE, from the coding sequence GTGACCGATCTGAGCACCGCAGCGGGTGCCGTCGTCTGGCTCGCGCTCGTCGGCGTCGTCCGCGGCGGGGCGGTCGGACTGTCGACCGTGGAGCTGTACGTGGCGCTCGCGACGCTCGTCCTCGTCCCGCTCGGACTCGGGCTCCTCGAGCCGGCTCGAGACGCGACCGGCGGTTCGACTCCCTACGCGGCCGCCGTCGTCGGGCAGCTTCCCGCCGCGCTGGCCGCCGTCGCCGGACTCGCCGCACCGCAGGGCTCGCCCGCTGCCGTGGCGCTCGTCGCCCCCTGGCTCGGCGTTACGGGGTCGACCGCGCTGCTCGGGTTCCGGCGCGCCGCCTCGAGGCGCGGCGGGCCGCTGCCCGAACTCGCGATCGACGCCGCCTGTCTGTACGTCCCCGTGGCCGCCGCCTTTCTCTGCTTGCACGCGACCGGGACCAGCCTGCGGTTCGCGCCGATCATCGTCCTCCTGACGGGGGTCCACTTCCACTACGCCGGCTTCGTGCTCCCGCTGGTCGTCGGGCTAGCCGGGCGGATCATGGCGCCGGAGGGTGGCCGGTTTGAGACCACGATCGCGGGTCTCGTGGCCACCGCGTCGACGGTCGTGATCGTCGTCGGAATCGGCCTGATCGCCGTCGGGATCACGTTCTCGCCGCTGATCGAGGTCCTCGCCGTCGCCGTCTTCACGGCCGGCGTGGCGGGATTCGCGGCGCTGCTACTCCGCGAGGCCGTCCCGGCCGTGTCGCGGCTTCCGGGAGCGCTCCTGGCCGTCGCCGCGCTGTCGGTCTTCTGGACGATGGCGCTGGCGCTCGCCTTCGCCTACTCCTCGCTGTCGGGAACGCAGGTACTCGTCACGATTCCGGAGATGGTTCGCTGGCACGGCAGCGTCAACGCGCTCGGATTCGCGCTGCCGGCGCTGCTCGCGTTTCGACTGCTCGAGTGA
- a CDS encoding uroporphyrinogen-III synthase has translation MRDLSVAVFRPDDERLTDAVELIDSLGATPIPDPMLSVEPTGAAPREDADYVVLTSKTGAELVSEAGWDPGGATVCAIGPKTADAAREAGYEVDTVPDEYTSSGLVATLEDEVDGARVEVARSDHGSAVLLEGLEAAGAYVHETILYRLVRPEGSGESAELAADGELDAACFTSSLTVEHFLEVAADRGVREAATAGLEDAVVGVIGEPTLETAVEHGIDVDVVASEATFDALACETVEAAAPTYHE, from the coding sequence ATGCGAGACCTCTCCGTCGCCGTCTTCCGGCCCGACGACGAGCGCCTCACCGACGCGGTCGAACTGATCGACTCGCTGGGCGCGACGCCGATTCCGGACCCGATGTTGTCCGTCGAGCCGACCGGCGCGGCCCCCCGCGAGGACGCCGACTACGTCGTGCTAACGAGCAAGACCGGCGCGGAACTCGTCTCCGAGGCGGGCTGGGATCCCGGCGGGGCGACCGTCTGTGCCATCGGGCCGAAGACGGCCGACGCCGCCCGCGAAGCGGGCTACGAGGTCGATACCGTCCCCGACGAGTACACCTCGAGCGGCCTCGTCGCCACCCTGGAAGACGAGGTCGACGGGGCGCGCGTCGAAGTCGCTCGCAGCGATCACGGGAGTGCGGTGCTGCTCGAGGGGCTCGAGGCCGCGGGCGCGTACGTCCACGAGACGATCCTCTACCGACTGGTGCGACCCGAGGGGAGCGGCGAGTCGGCCGAACTCGCCGCCGACGGCGAGCTCGACGCCGCCTGTTTCACCTCGTCGCTGACGGTCGAGCACTTCCTCGAGGTCGCCGCCGACCGCGGCGTGCGCGAGGCGGCGACTGCGGGACTCGAGGACGCGGTCGTCGGCGTCATCGGCGAGCCGACGCTGGAGACCGCGGTCGAGCACGGAATCGACGTCGACGTGGTCGCGAGCGAGGCGACGTTCGACGCTTTAGCCTGCGAGACGGTCGAGGCAGCGGCGCCGACGTATCACGAGTGA
- the hemB gene encoding porphobilinogen synthase, whose product MDLTHRPRRLRQDRVRGLVSETSLEPSDFIAPVFVDATTDERQPIESMPGHERVPIDESVARVEEVLETGVEAVMLFGVPESKDPEGTRAWADEGVVQEATRRIAEETDAYVITDVCLCEYTEHGHCGPLEEELRGEDVAEGGPACDPIQTVDNDATLESLERIAVSHAEAGADMVAPSGMMDGMVAAIRGALDRKGFEHVPIMSYAAKYESAFYGPFRDAADGAPAFGNRRHYQMDPANAREAMREVRLDAEQGADVLLIKPALPYLDVVSEIRREFDHPVAAYNVSGEYAMLHAAAEKGWLDLEAVALESLLSIKRAGADLILTYFAEDVAAELARGRR is encoded by the coding sequence ATGGACCTCACTCACCGCCCCCGACGGCTCCGACAGGATCGGGTTCGCGGGCTCGTCAGCGAGACGAGCCTCGAGCCCTCGGACTTCATCGCTCCGGTCTTCGTCGACGCGACGACCGACGAGCGTCAACCCATCGAGTCGATGCCCGGCCACGAGCGGGTGCCGATCGACGAGAGCGTCGCCCGCGTCGAAGAGGTGCTCGAGACCGGCGTCGAGGCGGTGATGCTGTTCGGCGTCCCGGAATCCAAGGATCCGGAAGGCACCCGCGCCTGGGCCGACGAGGGCGTCGTTCAGGAGGCGACGCGGCGGATCGCCGAGGAGACCGACGCGTACGTCATCACGGACGTCTGTCTCTGCGAGTACACCGAGCACGGCCACTGCGGCCCGCTGGAAGAGGAACTTCGCGGCGAGGACGTCGCGGAGGGCGGCCCGGCCTGCGATCCCATCCAGACCGTCGACAACGACGCGACGCTCGAGAGCCTCGAGCGGATCGCCGTTTCCCACGCCGAAGCGGGCGCGGACATGGTCGCACCGAGCGGAATGATGGACGGAATGGTCGCCGCGATCCGGGGCGCACTAGATCGGAAGGGGTTCGAGCACGTCCCGATCATGAGCTACGCCGCGAAGTACGAGAGCGCCTTCTACGGCCCGTTCCGCGACGCCGCCGACGGGGCCCCGGCGTTCGGAAATCGCCGCCACTACCAGATGGACCCCGCCAACGCCCGCGAGGCGATGCGAGAGGTCCGTCTCGACGCCGAGCAGGGCGCGGACGTCCTGCTGATCAAACCCGCGCTGCCGTACCTCGACGTCGTCAGCGAAATCCGCCGGGAGTTCGACCACCCCGTCGCCGCCTACAACGTCTCCGGCGAGTACGCGATGCTCCACGCCGCCGCCGAGAAGGGGTGGTTGGATCTGGAGGCGGTCGCGCTCGAGTCGCTGCTGTCGATCAAACGCGCGGGTGCGGACCTGATCCTGACGTACTTCGCCGAGGACGTGGCAGCGGAGCTCGCGAGGGGCCGCCGCTAG